From one Lotus japonicus ecotype B-129 chromosome 3, LjGifu_v1.2 genomic stretch:
- the LOC130743172 gene encoding CBS domain-containing protein CBSX5-like — MAVSFLAREVSDLCLGKPPLKSLPASATVAEALAALKSSDESSVSVWSCDHSNEELGRCECVGKLCIVDVVCYLCKEENLVSPSSALKAPISSILPKVPGLVVHLEPSSSLLEAIDLILQGAQNLVVPILQTKRSHISRRKQLLKASATRSHNGAEFCWLTQEDVIRFLLGSIGLFSPLPAFSIDALGIITTDVLAIDYYSPASSALGAISQSLTQQTSVGVVDSDGTFIGEISPFNLACCDETVAAAIATLSAGDLMAYIDCGSPPEDLVTVVKARLKEKNLEKMLQEFTISSSSAGAFSSSSSDEESASTRALTRRLSRSSSSSVRMVRKAEAIVCHPKSSLVAVMIQAIAHRVNYLWVIEDDCSLVGIVTFSNILKVFREHVETV; from the exons ATGGCAGTGAGCTTTCTGGCGCGTGAGGTGTCTGACCTCTGTCTGGGCAAGCCGCCGCTGAAGTCGCTGCCGGCGTCCGCCACCGTCGCCGAGGCATTGGCCGCGCTCAAGAGCTCCGACGAGAGCTCCGTCAGCGTTTGGAGCTGCGACCACTCGAATGAGGAGCTAGGTCGTTGCGAATGCGTGGGGAAACTTTGCATCGTCGATGTTGTTTGCTACCTCTGCAAAGAGGAGAACCTCGTCTCTCCCTCTTCTGCTCTAAAAGCTCCAATTTCATCGATTCTCCCTAAGGTTCCTGGTCTCGTCGTGCATCTTGAACCTTCTTCCAG CTTATTGGAAGCCATTGATCTCATACTCCAAGGAGCACAGAATCTAGTGGTGCCAATCTTGCAAACAAAAAGGAGTCACATTTCAAGAAGAAAACAACTTCTGAAAGCATCAGCTACCCGCAGCCACAACGGTGCTGAGTTCTGCTGGTTAACCCAAGAGGACGTGATCCGGTTCCTGCTCGGCTCCATTGGCCTCTTCAGTCCGCTCCCTGCATTCTCCATCGATGCTCTCGGCATAATCACCACAGACGTGCTCGCCATTGACTACTACTCCCCTGCATCTTCTGCTCTGGGAGCAATCTCACAGTCCCTCACACAGCAAACTTCTGTTGGTGTTGTTGATAGTGATGGCACCTTCATTGGTGAGATATCACCCTTCAACCTTGCTTGCTGTGATGAGACGGTTGCGGCCGCCATTGCCACCTTGTCTGCCGGGGACTTGATGGCCTACATTGATTGCGGTAGTCCCCCAGAAGATCTAGTGACAGTGGTCAAGGCGAGGTTGAAGGAGAAGAATCTGGAGAAAATGCTGCAAGAGTTCACTATTTCATCATCTTCCGCCGGCGCattctcttcatcttcctcgGATGAGGAGAGCGCATCGACAAGGGCATTGACGAGGAGGCTCTCGAGGTCTTCAAGCTCCTCAGTCAGGATGGTGAGGAAGGCGGAAGCAATAGTGTGTCATCCCAAGAGCTCTTTGGTTGCTGTGATGATTCAAGCAATTGCTCACAGAGTGAACTACTTGTGGGTTATTGAGGATGATTGCAGCTTGGTGGGGATTGTAACTTTTTCTAATATATTGAAGGTGTTCAGAGAACATGTAGAGACTGTTTAG